Proteins from a single region of Bacillus carboniphilus:
- the spoVS gene encoding stage V sporulation protein SpoVS, which produces MEILKVSAKSNPNSVAGALAGVLRERGAAEIQAIGAGALNQAVKAVAIARGFVAPSGVDLICVPAFTDIQIDGEERTAIKLIVEPR; this is translated from the coding sequence ATGGAAATATTAAAAGTTTCAGCTAAATCGAATCCAAATTCTGTAGCTGGTGCACTAGCAGGGGTACTGAGAGAAAGAGGAGCAGCAGAAATACAAGCGATTGGTGCAGGGGCCTTAAATCAGGCAGTAAAAGCTGTCGCGATTGCACGTGGATTCGTAGCTCCAAGTGGTGTTGATTTAATTTGTGTACCGGCCTTTACAGATATCCAAATTGATGGAGAAGAACGGACAGCAATTAAGTTAATTGTGGAACCACGTTAG
- a CDS encoding 2-oxoacid:acceptor oxidoreductase subunit alpha: protein MVQQLSWKVGGQQGEGIESTGEIFSVALNRQGYYLYGYRHFSSRIKGGHTNNKIRVSSVPVRAISDDLDILVAFDQETIDVNYQELHEKGVIIADSKFNPTAPEDCKATLYSVAFTEIASDLGTSLMKNMVAVGASCAVLNLETKIFLNVVDEIFGRKGEQVVAKNMEAIQKGFDVMREQLGEAAETMKLDAADGKQRMFMIGNDAIALGALAGGVRFMAAYPITPASEIMEYLIKKLPKVGGTVIQTEDEIAACTMAIGSNYGGVRAFTASAGPGLSLMMESIGLSGITETPLVIVDTQRGGPSTGLPTKQEQSDMMAMIYGTHGDIPKIVMAPSTVEEAFYDAAEAFNLAEEYQCPVIFLSDLQLSLGKQTVEPLSLEKVEIRRGKLVEEELPELPAKEYFKRYEVTEDGVSPRVVPGTKNGIFHVTGVEHDETGKPSEAAPNRQKQMDKRMKKLENLRFNTPVYTDAPHEEADLLVIGINSTRGAIEEAKGRLENDGVKVNHAHIRLLHPFPADEVYDLVNSAKQVAVVENNATGQLTSIIKMNVGGAKKIKSVLKYDGNPFLPHEIYDKCKELLD from the coding sequence ATGGTTCAACAATTATCGTGGAAAGTGGGAGGGCAACAAGGAGAAGGAATCGAGAGTACCGGTGAAATTTTTTCTGTAGCCTTAAATCGTCAAGGCTACTATTTGTACGGGTACAGACATTTTTCTTCCCGCATTAAAGGTGGGCATACCAACAATAAAATTCGAGTTAGTTCGGTCCCCGTTCGGGCAATCTCCGATGATTTAGACATCCTTGTGGCGTTCGACCAGGAAACCATTGATGTGAACTACCAAGAACTACATGAAAAGGGCGTTATCATTGCGGATAGTAAGTTTAATCCGACAGCTCCTGAGGATTGTAAAGCAACTCTTTATTCCGTTGCGTTTACTGAAATTGCATCAGATTTAGGGACGTCCCTTATGAAAAACATGGTGGCCGTAGGTGCATCTTGTGCCGTGTTAAATTTAGAGACTAAGATATTCCTGAATGTAGTAGATGAGATTTTTGGCAGAAAAGGAGAGCAGGTTGTAGCGAAAAACATGGAAGCGATTCAAAAAGGTTTCGATGTGATGCGTGAACAGCTTGGAGAGGCTGCTGAAACGATGAAATTAGATGCTGCAGATGGGAAGCAACGCATGTTTATGATTGGGAACGATGCGATTGCGTTAGGTGCTTTGGCAGGTGGAGTTCGCTTCATGGCTGCGTACCCGATTACTCCTGCATCTGAGATTATGGAATATTTAATTAAGAAGCTTCCGAAAGTAGGAGGAACAGTAATCCAGACAGAGGATGAAATCGCTGCCTGTACGATGGCGATTGGTTCGAACTATGGTGGTGTGCGTGCATTCACTGCTTCGGCCGGTCCAGGGCTATCACTAATGATGGAGTCAATTGGTCTATCTGGTATTACAGAAACACCTCTTGTCATTGTCGATACACAACGTGGAGGACCATCTACAGGTCTTCCTACGAAACAAGAGCAATCGGATATGATGGCGATGATCTATGGAACGCATGGAGATATTCCTAAAATCGTAATGGCTCCTAGTACGGTAGAAGAAGCCTTCTATGATGCAGCAGAAGCTTTTAATCTAGCAGAAGAATATCAATGTCCGGTAATTTTCCTATCAGACTTGCAGCTTTCACTAGGGAAGCAAACGGTAGAACCTCTTTCCTTAGAAAAAGTAGAGATTCGCCGAGGAAAACTCGTAGAGGAAGAATTGCCAGAATTACCGGCTAAAGAATACTTCAAGCGTTATGAAGTGACGGAGGATGGCGTATCACCACGGGTTGTGCCTGGAACGAAGAATGGAATATTCCATGTAACAGGTGTTGAGCATGATGAAACCGGAAAGCCTTCTGAAGCGGCACCTAACCGTCAAAAACAAATGGATAAACGAATGAAAAAGCTAGAAAATCTTCGTTTCAATACGCCAGTTTATACGGATGCTCCTCATGAAGAAGCAGATCTGTTAGTGATTGGAATCAATTCAACGCGTGGAGCGATTGAAGAGGCGAAAGGTCGACTAGAGAATGATGGAGTGAAGGTTAACCATGCGCATATACGCTTACTTCATCCATTCCCAGCTGATGAAGTGTACGATCTAGTAAATAGTGCAAAACAGGTAGCCGTAGTAGAGAATAACGCAACAGGGCAGCTAACAAGCATTATCAAAATGAATGTCGGTGGGGCTAAGAAGATTAAAAGTGTACTGAAATATGATGGGAATCCATTTTTACCACATGAAATTTATGATAAATGTAAGGAGTTGCTTGACTGA